ATATAAAGAGTTGTATTTTTTTGCTTCTGTATTTTGAGCTTTCCATCAAATATTGGATAGCCTTTATAAACCTGAATATAGCTGCCATCATAATCCTTTATATAATCACTTTTATTTATATCGAAAAGCTCAAACGGGTCTTGGCTGTACTTTGATTCTAAAAAAAGTGTTTGATTTACTATCTTCAAATGATAGATGCTACTTTCAAACTCCTTTTGATATTTATCAACTCTTTTGCCAAAGAGCTTTATCAAGACATTGTCATACGCAGATTCAGTTTTTACGTTGAGTTTTGAAACATAATAAATTTTTTTATCAATCGTACAAGAAAGCTTTATAGAATTCTGAGCAAGTATATTTTGTGCTGTCTTGATTTGTTTATCTGTAAGGCTCTCTTCCTTTGGCAGTAAGTTTAAGTATTTTACAGCAAGGAAAAGTACCAAAGCCGCAAAAACCACAATTGCTATTGTTTTTACTTTTGACCAGTTCATTTTCCAAACAAAACTCCTTTTTTATTTAATTGTTTCAACATAGACTGTCCCGTTGTCTGTGTCAATTTGCCAATAGGGATAAGATGTATTTCCTGTTGCGATATATCTTAAACTTATATTTCTTATAAATATATCTCCTTTTCTCTCCTTTATAGTATCAATAGCTGCAATTCCACTGACCTTTATCTTAGCAGTTCTGACCGACATTGCATCAAAAAGATGACCAGAAATCTTTTTAAGCCTGCCATTAGAAATTTCTATATAACTGCAGTATTCGTTATCTGAAGGCATCAAGTCAATTCCATCAACTCTTGTTATGAGGTAAATCTTAGTTGTATTTTTGGAATTCTCAATTTTGTATACTCTAATGTCCTCATTTGTATAAAAATTTTTCATATAATTCATAAGAGCTTCTGTAATTGATTCTATTTTGTCACAAAATATATCTTTTGTAAACCTAAAAATGTAACTTCCATCAGATTTTATTACAAACTCTCGTCTCTCATCTGTTATCACAATCTCACCACATTTGAGTACATTCCTTTTGGTAAGTATTGTATCAGGAAAAAGACGCCTTATTATAAGTTCTTTTTTATAATCACTTTCCTTTATTTTAACCTCAGAAAACTGAATATTTGAAAACTCAACAGGAATTAGTGAATCTTTGCTCACAAGTTCTGTAAAACCAAGTCCATCTGACCAAGAAAATACAAGATAAGAGCTTTGCTCAATTCTATTCTCAAACTGAGAAAATCCATACTTCGGACAAGTTAATATTGCGGCTTCTTCTGTATTTGAGTTGAAAAAATAAACTTCAGTATTTGAATTTGACTCTTTTATAAAAACTTTGTCAAACTCAAAGGTCTTTTTGGAAGGCAAAATACTTCTTCTTGAAAGCTCATAAACAAACATATGAAAATCTATAAAATAGCCATAGTTAAAAAATATACTCTTGCTTGATTTAAACTCATCAATTTTCATTTTTTTAAATTTCAAACTATAATTCTTTTTCACAATGTTTTCTTTGAGGTTACTTACAAACTTAGAAATTACATCAAAGTATTCTTTTTGTGTACGCAAAACTCCAATGACTACATTCTTAGAGATATTCAAGTACATATCCTTTGGCGTTGCAAGGATAATATGAACTCTTTCCAAAAGCTCATCTTCTGAAAGTCTGTTTTCCCTAACATTTAGTGCATTTGCAAAGTCATCAAGGTTGTAATTAAAATACACCTTATAATACAAATAAATGCTGAGTATAACAAGTATACCCAGCACTATGCTCTTTATAGCTTCTTTTTTGATTCTGTTCATAAACCTACCCTCTTGTTATTTTGTAATTGAGTTTATCAAATTTGAAATGGCCTTTTCTACCTTTGCCAAAAAGCCTTCTTTCTTTTCATAATATACTTTAAGAATTGCAAGTTGCGTGTCACTGTCTTTTGTTGCAACAACTAAGATATAGGTATAGCCTTCACTCACATCAATCTTTTTTGCGAAATAACCAGACTTTCCCACTGTGATTTTGTCAACCAAATTATTCTGGCCAAAAGACTCTTTTTTGTCGTTTTTTGTATATATGCTAATCTCCGTGCCTTCGCTTCCTTTACCTGAGAGTACAAATGTTGATGTACTCAAGTTCTGCTCATAATCTGTAATCTCTATAAGAGTCTTTGTAGTAGAGCTTATTTTATTCCCATCTATCTCAATTGAATCTATATATCTTGCCTTGTGAAGGCTTTTTCCCTCAGCAAATGCTACTCCTATATTAAATAAAAGAAAAATTATAGTCAGCATAAACGCAAACGCTCGTTTCATTTTTATCACCAGCAACCAATGTATTACTCCTACTTATCATTATACAATTAAATTATTACAAAAGTGTTACAAAGCTATTAAGAGCACATTACAAAAGCTTTTTCTATAATGATTTTGCTGGAAGAACAACTGTAAATGTTGTACCGCTGCCTACTTTGCTCTCAACCAAAATCGTGCCGCCGTGAGCTTTTACAATCTCATCGGCAATTGAAAGCCCTAAGCCAGAACCGCCAAGTTCACGTGAGCGGGCCTTGTCAACCCTGTAAAACCTTTCGAATATCCGCGGTAGATCTTCTTCTGGAATACCAGGCCCGTTGTCTTTTACAATTATTTTTATTTTATCTTCTTCCTTTTGCAAGACAACATTTATCTGGCCACTTTCTTGAACATAGGTGACTGCATTGCTAATTAGGTTTATTAAAACCTGTTCTATCTTATCTCTGTCGACCATTGCAACAACATCTTGCAAGATACTGCAGCTCAAGGTTTGGTTCTTCTTCTTGGCATGAATTTTGAGCTTTTCACAGACAAACCTGACAAGCTCGCTCAAATTAACCTCTTCTAAATTCAAAATGTTCTCACCACTGTCAAGTCGCGACAAGTACAAAAGATCACTTACAAGCCTTGTCATCCTGTCACACTCTTTTATAATGACACTTAAGAACTGTTTTTTTGTCTCTTCATCGTCAACATCCAAAAGAGTTTCTGAATATGTCTTTATTGTTGTGATTGGAGTTCTGAGCTCATGTGAAACATTTGCCACAAACTGTTTTCTCATACTGTCAAGTCTTGCCTGCTGGGTTATATCATGAATTATGAAAATAAGTCCATGGTTCATATACGAATCTATAAAGGTTGCCTTGCTGACCTCTAATGTAAGGTCATCTGTTGTGTAAATTGTAACCTCTGTATCTGAGTTGCTTTCCTTCCCCATTTTGTTTATAAACTCTTCTACTCTGCCATTTAAAAACTTATTAGCACTTTCATTTATGTGAATTATTTCATTCTTTGAATTTATTGCAACAACTCCATCAGACATGTTCTGAAGGATTCTTTCCAACTTTTGTTTTTCAAACTCAAGCTCTGAGATATACATTTTGATATTCCTTGCCATCTTTGCAAAAGCATCTGCAAGCTTTCCTATCTCATCTTTGGAATTTATATCTATCTTAACATCAAGGTTGCCATTTGCCATCTCAAGCGCCTGTTTTGTAAGTTTTCTTAAAGGGGTTGAAAGTGTCTTGGCAAACAAAAAACCAATCAAAAGCGAAAAGGTTATAGCAACTACATATGCCATAAGAAGGATATTTTTTATGTCTCTAACTGTGCCAAGGACATTTTGGCTAGATACCTCTAAATACAAAGCTCTTTGAACCACTTTACCATCTTTGATGGGAAAGGAAAATATTAAAACCTGTCTTTCATTATCTTGTTTGACAACTTTATAACCTGCTAAACTATTTAAAATCTCATCAGATGGAAAAAAATCAATAGTTAGCCTTGGAAATGAAGCAATCAAGCGCCCTTGTGAATCTGTCACAATGAGCTTACTAATCATAAATCCAAACTGGCTTTCTTTCATTGTCTGGTCAATTATATCCTGGATTTCTGAACTCTTTAGGCGCTTGTCCTGCAAAAGTTTAAGCAGTGAAGACTGTGCCATGAACTCTATCTTTTTTTGCACATCCTCAAAAAAATAATTCTTCACCCTGTCGATGATAAAAAAGCTTGAGATAAACATCACCATCAAAATCAAAAGCCCAAAGACAATAATAAGTCTACTTTCTATACTTTTTGTCATCTTTTTCTATATTCCCCTTTAAATCTTTAATTTAAAACCTTTACATTATACATTTGGATTGAAATAGTACCCAATTCCTCTTTTTGTCAGAATAAAAACTGGCTCTGACGGGTTGTCTTCTATCTTTTCGCGAAGTCTTCTCACTGTCACATCAACTGTTCTAACATCGCCATAGTATTCATAATCCCATACCTTTTCTAAAAGCTCTTCTCTTGAAAAAACTTGACCTTTCTGAGACATCAAAAACTTCAAAAGTTCATACTCCCGAACAGTAAGCTCAATAATCTTCCCGTCTTTTTTTACCTCAAATGTCTCAGGATTTAAAGTGAGTTTTCCTGCTTTTAACACTTTCCCATCACTATTTGACTGCTGAGAAGTGCGCCTTAAATTTGCCCTGATTCTTGCAATAAGCTCTCTTATGCCAAACGGCTTTGTTATGTAATCATCAGCGCCAAGCTCCAAACCCAAAACCTTGTCAACCTCGTCTGCTTTGGCTGTTATCATTATAATTGGCACTTCGGAAAACTCTCTAACCTTTTTGCATACTGTAAAACCGTCCATTTTGGGAAGCATCACATCAAGCAAGATCATATCAAAGCTCTCATTCTTAATTTTATTTAGCGCATCCTCTCCATCGTATGAGGTTGTGATCTTATATCCTTCCTTTTCTAAGTTGAACTTGATTATATCAACAATAGGTTTTTCATCATCAACAACCAAAATATGTGCTTTAGACATCTTTTAGAAGATCCCCCTTTGAATATTCTACATTATGATAATTTAATTATACAACAACCACACTTTTTATTGTATAATTGTTTTGGAACATCTTCTTTGAGAAACAAAAGTGCAAAAAGGAGGGAAAAAAGCTCTTAAAATACATTTTTAAGAGCTATAAATGCTATGGAAAATAGAAATTTAGCTCTTGAGGTTTTTTTGTGGCTTGTCATATACCTTTGCTTTTTTGCAGGTGTAAATTTATTTTTGTCTGACAAAGTGCTTCTTTTTATTTGGTCCATTATATGTACATTGACAATCTTTTTAATTACCATTCTTCTTAGATTTTACATAACATCAACACTTTTACTTTTACCAGGCTTTTTAATCTCATGCCTTCTTGCGATCTTTTTCATGTTCAATGTACAATATGCAGCCTTCTACAATCTTTTGCTTCAGATTTTCTCCATACATCTGATGGGATTTGTTGAATACTCAAGAGAAACCCTTACAAAGATAATCTTACAGCGGCCAGCTTATATCTATATCCATGTTGGACTAAATCTTGTGCTGTTTTTAATCCATATTGTTGTAATGTACCTTGTTTCAGAAACTTCCCGTACAAAAACCTCATATTCTCGCAAGCTTGATTTTACATACACACGCCGTCGAAGAAGATAAGTTGAGTACTTTGTGAAGTAAAAAAATGGGGACCCCTCACTCTCTAAGAGTGTGTCCCCTCTTTTTTACTCCTATTTTCCAAAGATGCTCTTATGAAGTCTGTAAAGATTGGATGTGGCTTTTGTGGTCGTGACTTGAACTCAGGATGAAATTGTACACCCACAAACCACGGATGGTCTTTCAGTTCAATTATCTCAACAAGCCTTCTGTCTGGAGATATTCCTGAAAATACCACTCCTGCTTGTCTGAATCTCTCTTTAAATTCGTTGTTGAACTCATATCTGTGCCTGTGACGTTCATATACAAGCTCATCGTTGTAAATTCTGTGTGCAAGCGTTCCTTCTTCAAGCTTGCACGGATAAAGTCCAAGCCGCATTGTACCACCTTTTGTAAAAATCTCCTTTTGTTCCGGCATGATGTCAATCACAGGGTATGGAGTGTTCTCGTCAAACTCTGTAGAGTTTGCTTTTTCAAGCCCAAGTACATTTCTTGCAAACTCTATCACAGCACACTGCATCCCAAGACATATTCCAAAAAACGGAATCTTGTTTTCCCTTGCATATCTTATAGCTGCAATCTTGCCTTCAATTCCTCTGTCGCCAAATCCGCCCGGCACCAAAATCCCATCTGCCTCTTTTAAGAGTTCATGCGCATTTTCATAAGTAACATGCTCTGCGTTGATCCACAAAATTTCAACGTGACTATCATTTGCAATTCCTGCATGTTTTAGTGCCTCTGCAACAGACAAATACGCATCGTGGAGCTCAACATATTTTCCAACAAGCGCAATGTTGACAGTATTTTTGAGGTTCTTTTCCTTGTTGACTATCTCTATCCAATCAGAAAGGTCTGGCTTTGTACATGCAAAACCAAGCTTTTCGCAGATAATCTCCCCAAGTCCTTCCTCTTCCAGCATAAGTGGCACTTCATAAAGACTTTCTGCGTCTATATTCTGGATTACATATTCAGGCTTGAGATTGCAAAATAGGGCAATTTTTGCTTTGAGCTCAGGTGAAAGAGGCTTTTCTGTCCTGCAGACAATTATATCTGGCTGAATACCAATTGACCGAAGCTCTTTTACAGAGTGCTGTGTGGGTTTTGTCTTAAGCTCACCAGACTTTGAAAGATATGGCACAAGCGTCACATGAACGTACAGAACATTTTCTTTTCCAATGTCTGTTGCAACCTGTCTTATTGCCTCCAAAAATGGAAGGCTTTCAATGTCGCCTACTGTTCCGCCAATCTCTGTTATTACAACATCTGTTGAGTTGCTCTTGCCAAGCCTGTAGATTCTCTCTTTTATCTCATTTGTAATATGAGGTATTACCTGAACCGTGCCACCAAGAAAATCGCCACGTCTCTCCCTTTGAATTACAGACCAGTAAATTTTCCCTGTTGTGACATTGCTATTTTTTGTAAGGTTTTCATCAATGAACCTTTCATAGTGACCAAGATCTAAGTCGGTCTCTGCACCATCGTCTGTGACAAAGACCTCTCCGTGCTGATATGGACTCAT
This Caldicellulosiruptor changbaiensis DNA region includes the following protein-coding sequences:
- the yycI gene encoding two-component system regulatory protein YycI, whose product is MNWSKVKTIAIVVFAALVLFLAVKYLNLLPKEESLTDKQIKTAQNILAQNSIKLSCTIDKKIYYVSKLNVKTESAYDNVLIKLFGKRVDKYQKEFESSIYHLKIVNQTLFLESKYSQDPFELFDINKSDYIKDYDGSYIQVYKGYPIFDGKLKIQKQKNTTLYIFTKVIPQGFEFKRSRAISALEAIFNLLNQQKNIKEIQNIKFGYYLKDFNVIQGQAVPVWRIVADGEVYYINGFTGMLE
- a CDS encoding ATP-binding protein, with translation MTKSIESRLIIVFGLLILMVMFISSFFIIDRVKNYFFEDVQKKIEFMAQSSLLKLLQDKRLKSSEIQDIIDQTMKESQFGFMISKLIVTDSQGRLIASFPRLTIDFFPSDEILNSLAGYKVVKQDNERQVLIFSFPIKDGKVVQRALYLEVSSQNVLGTVRDIKNILLMAYVVAITFSLLIGFLFAKTLSTPLRKLTKQALEMANGNLDVKIDINSKDEIGKLADAFAKMARNIKMYISELEFEKQKLERILQNMSDGVVAINSKNEIIHINESANKFLNGRVEEFINKMGKESNSDTEVTIYTTDDLTLEVSKATFIDSYMNHGLIFIIHDITQQARLDSMRKQFVANVSHELRTPITTIKTYSETLLDVDDEETKKQFLSVIIKECDRMTRLVSDLLYLSRLDSGENILNLEEVNLSELVRFVCEKLKIHAKKKNQTLSCSILQDVVAMVDRDKIEQVLINLISNAVTYVQESGQINVVLQKEEDKIKIIVKDNGPGIPEEDLPRIFERFYRVDKARSRELGGSGLGLSIADEIVKAHGGTILVESKVGSGTTFTVVLPAKSL
- a CDS encoding response regulator, producing MSKAHILVVDDEKPIVDIIKFNLEKEGYKITTSYDGEDALNKIKNESFDMILLDVMLPKMDGFTVCKKVREFSEVPIIMITAKADEVDKVLGLELGADDYITKPFGIRELIARIRANLRRTSQQSNSDGKVLKAGKLTLNPETFEVKKDGKIIELTVREYELLKFLMSQKGQVFSREELLEKVWDYEYYGDVRTVDVTVRRLREKIEDNPSEPVFILTKRGIGYYFNPNV
- a CDS encoding CTP synthase codes for the protein MEKQVKYIFVTGGVVSGLGKGITAASIGRLLKARGLKVTMQKFDPYINVDPGTMSPYQHGEVFVTDDGAETDLDLGHYERFIDENLTKNSNVTTGKIYWSVIQRERRGDFLGGTVQVIPHITNEIKERIYRLGKSNSTDVVITEIGGTVGDIESLPFLEAIRQVATDIGKENVLYVHVTLVPYLSKSGELKTKPTQHSVKELRSIGIQPDIIVCRTEKPLSPELKAKIALFCNLKPEYVIQNIDAESLYEVPLMLEEEGLGEIICEKLGFACTKPDLSDWIEIVNKEKNLKNTVNIALVGKYVELHDAYLSVAEALKHAGIANDSHVEILWINAEHVTYENAHELLKEADGILVPGGFGDRGIEGKIAAIRYARENKIPFFGICLGMQCAVIEFARNVLGLEKANSTEFDENTPYPVIDIMPEQKEIFTKGGTMRLGLYPCKLEEGTLAHRIYNDELVYERHRHRYEFNNEFKERFRQAGVVFSGISPDRRLVEIIELKDHPWFVGVQFHPEFKSRPQKPHPIFTDFIRASLENRSKKEGTHS